Proteins found in one Prochlorothrix hollandica PCC 9006 = CALU 1027 genomic segment:
- the dusB gene encoding tRNA dihydrouridine synthase DusB, translating into MVILSPSLQHHFRSPLTVGNLTLHSRVFQSPLAGVTDRVFRQLVRRHAPHSMVYTEMVQAAGIHHGQHQTTPIMDIAPGEGPISVQLFDCRPDFMAEAAQAAVAAGAWMVDINMGCPVNKVTRKGGGSSLLREPEVAVAIVRQVAQAVAVPVTVKTRLGWCDDDITILDFARRLEAAGAQLLTIHGRTRSQGYNGAARWDWIRRVKDSVGIPVIANGDILSLETALACLEQTGADGVMCSRGTLGYPWLVGEIEHFLRTGVAMAPPTVVDRLRCAQDHLQALAAYKGQRGIHQARKHMTWYVKGFEGAADWRQQLARINSVAEGIALLEGAIAAVEKELLNPIIA; encoded by the coding sequence ATCGTGATCCTATCCCCTAGCCTACAACACCACTTCCGCAGCCCCTTGACCGTCGGCAACCTCACCCTCCACAGTCGGGTGTTTCAGTCACCCCTGGCGGGAGTTACCGATCGAGTTTTTCGGCAGCTTGTGCGTCGCCATGCGCCCCATTCCATGGTCTACACCGAAATGGTACAGGCCGCAGGGATCCACCATGGACAGCATCAGACCACCCCCATTATGGACATTGCCCCCGGCGAAGGGCCCATTAGTGTGCAGTTATTCGACTGTCGCCCTGACTTCATGGCAGAAGCGGCCCAAGCAGCCGTGGCGGCGGGAGCCTGGATGGTGGACATTAACATGGGCTGTCCCGTCAACAAAGTGACCCGCAAAGGAGGGGGATCCTCCCTGCTGCGGGAGCCAGAGGTAGCGGTAGCCATTGTTCGCCAAGTGGCCCAGGCGGTGGCGGTGCCCGTCACGGTCAAAACCCGCCTCGGTTGGTGCGACGACGACATTACCATTCTCGATTTTGCCCGTCGCCTAGAAGCAGCCGGGGCACAACTCCTCACCATCCATGGCCGAACCCGCAGCCAAGGCTATAACGGCGCAGCCCGCTGGGACTGGATCCGGCGAGTGAAGGACAGCGTGGGGATCCCTGTCATTGCCAATGGCGATATTCTATCCCTGGAGACAGCACTGGCCTGCCTGGAGCAGACAGGGGCCGATGGGGTGATGTGTTCGCGGGGAACCCTGGGCTATCCCTGGTTAGTGGGGGAAATTGAGCATTTCTTGCGCACCGGTGTTGCCATGGCTCCCCCCACCGTGGTCGATCGCCTGCGGTGTGCCCAGGATCATCTCCAAGCCCTAGCTGCCTACAAAGGCCAACGGGGGATCCACCAAGCCCGTAAACATATGACATGGTATGTTAAGGGATTTGAAGGAGCAGCAGACTGGCGGCAACAATTGGCCCGCATTAATTCCGTGGCGGAAGGGATAGCCTTGTTGGAGGGAGCGATCGCCGCTGTCGAAAAAGAACTCTTAAACCCTATAATCGCCTGA
- a CDS encoding alpha/beta hydrolase, whose product MALILGVLGVCAYGGLGLMVLLTQGRYIFFPGRQWKETPQDWDYSYEDLWIPLSQESQDLTASPTNPTTARTLALTGFGSGFESGADAPSSANARSSSDALATPQVNLDSINLDSINLEANLKPGSSSGSNSSSGFGSSSSSGSSSSSGSSASSTVVAPLDPPQGDYLHGWWIPHPQPRVPVMVYFHGNGGTVGDTLHRVADFRSLGFSSVVVDYRGYGQSTPTFPQEDRLYDDALATLHYLVTVRGIEPQRILVYGHSLGGAIALDAVTRSQLPVAGLIMEGSFTSMLAMANHARKFSYLPMGWLLRQRFASIEKVPRLQVPVLFVHGTGDRTVPHWMSEALYAAAPEPKTLALIPDIDHDITESSQDQDLQILKDFIASLHLTAP is encoded by the coding sequence GTGGCACTCATTTTAGGGGTATTGGGGGTTTGTGCCTATGGGGGGCTGGGGTTGATGGTGTTGTTAACCCAGGGTCGCTATATTTTTTTCCCAGGGCGGCAGTGGAAAGAAACCCCCCAGGATTGGGATTACAGCTATGAGGATCTCTGGATCCCCCTGTCCCAGGAGTCCCAAGATCTCACGGCCTCCCCCACGAACCCCACCACCGCCCGCACCCTGGCTCTGACTGGGTTTGGTTCCGGCTTTGAGTCCGGTGCTGATGCTCCTTCTAGTGCTAATGCTCGTTCTAGTTCTGACGCTCTCGCTACCCCTCAAGTTAATCTCGATTCTATTAATCTCGATTCTATTAATCTTGAAGCTAATTTAAAACCTGGTTCTAGCTCTGGTTCTAACTCTAGCTCTGGTTTTGGTTCTAGCTCTAGCTCTGGTTCTAGCTCTAGCTCTGGTTCTAGTGCTAGCTCCACCGTTGTTGCACCCCTTGATCCGCCCCAGGGGGATTATCTCCATGGTTGGTGGATCCCCCATCCCCAACCCCGGGTCCCTGTGATGGTCTATTTCCATGGCAATGGTGGCACGGTGGGGGATACCCTGCACCGAGTTGCTGATTTCCGATCCCTGGGTTTTAGCAGTGTGGTGGTGGATTACCGGGGTTATGGCCAGAGCACCCCCACGTTTCCCCAGGAGGATCGCCTCTATGACGATGCCTTGGCCACGCTCCATTATCTGGTGACGGTGCGGGGCATAGAACCCCAGCGGATCCTGGTTTATGGTCATTCCTTGGGGGGTGCGATCGCCCTGGATGCAGTCACCCGATCGCAGCTTCCCGTGGCGGGTCTGATTATGGAAGGCTCTTTTACGTCTATGTTGGCCATGGCCAATCATGCCCGCAAGTTTAGCTATTTGCCCATGGGCTGGTTGTTGCGCCAACGCTTTGCCTCGATCGAAAAAGTCCCCCGCCTTCAGGTGCCAGTGTTGTTTGTCCATGGCACGGGCGATCGCACGGTGCCCCATTGGATGAGCGAAGCCCTCTATGCAGCGGCCCCGGAACCCAAGACCTTAGCCCTGATTCCCGATATTGATCATGACATCACCGAAAGCAGTCAGGATCAAGATCTACAGATCCTCAAGGATTTCATTGCTAGCCTCCACCTCACCGCTCCCTAA
- the xth gene encoding exodeoxyribonuclease III has product MLTLATWNVNSIRTRLDHLGTWLETHPVDVLCLQETKVTDEQFPQAPWEALGYHCYISGQKAYNGVALLSRSPLTEVSRGFSPVLGSDGVGDLDDQKRVITAKLGDLRILNLYVPNGSSVDSDKYSYKLRWLATLRDYLATLLATETQIHICGDFNIAPGDRDIHDPQGKGNHVMATEPERQALQQILDLGFTDTFRQFTAEGGHFSWWDYRAGSFPRNKGWRIDHHYLSPPLADRARSCTIDAEPRYWEKPSDHAPVLLTLDQP; this is encoded by the coding sequence ATGCTCACCTTGGCCACCTGGAACGTCAACTCAATCCGAACCCGCCTGGATCATTTGGGCACCTGGCTGGAGACCCATCCTGTGGATGTGCTCTGTCTTCAGGAAACCAAGGTAACGGACGAACAATTTCCCCAGGCACCTTGGGAAGCGTTGGGGTATCACTGTTATATTTCTGGGCAGAAAGCCTATAACGGTGTGGCGTTGTTGTCACGATCGCCCTTAACCGAAGTCAGTCGGGGCTTTAGTCCGGTGTTGGGCAGCGATGGGGTGGGGGACTTGGATGATCAAAAGCGGGTGATCACCGCCAAGCTGGGGGATCTACGGATCCTCAATCTGTATGTGCCCAATGGTTCCAGTGTGGACAGTGACAAATACAGCTATAAGTTGCGCTGGCTAGCCACCCTCCGGGACTATCTCGCCACCTTATTGGCCACAGAAACCCAGATTCACATCTGCGGCGACTTTAATATTGCCCCCGGCGATCGCGATATCCATGATCCCCAGGGCAAAGGCAACCATGTGATGGCCACCGAACCGGAACGGCAAGCCCTGCAACAGATTCTTGATTTGGGGTTTACGGATACATTTCGCCAGTTTACGGCAGAGGGGGGCCATTTTAGTTGGTGGGACTATCGGGCTGGGTCGTTCCCCCGCAATAAGGGTTGGCGCATTGATCACCATTATCTATCGCCCCCATTGGCCGATCGTGCCCGCAGTTGCACCATTGACGCGGAACCCCGCTACTGGGAGAAACCCAGCGATCATGCGCCAGTATTGTTAACGCTGGATCAGCCTTAA
- a CDS encoding CHASE2 domain-containing protein gives MGGLQSHWHQLFKSLRPLWPGTVTAVFMLALLRLGVWESLENLTYHFLFKMRGEQAWDDRIVLITLDEASADHYGPFPWSRDLYTQLIQTLDVVQPSAIGFDLIWSEPTAEDDALGEALMLNGSVALAWAADSKGEPIASVPILDSTTFPGHVDKNVDLDGVTRYVYPYLGNVPTLGLSLESIHRQSLGTMVSPDVSLVAPGSLADSPLFSPATAPDRFWVNWPGSARHLAQYSLWNVLEGQVPLEVFRNKIVLVGATLTGQDPLSTAFDVNPPTFGVYLHAAVVHNLLRNNFLHRPLDSWIGLLIVLGGPGLSFWLHTCSLRRQRWLAGSLCLGWAGLGVLLFYGNVWIPIINPIFLMGLTSGLVLFKTQVQATATLKARSEFLAMMSHELRTPINGVIGMTGMLLETPLTADQSHYANVIRSSGETILALVNDILDFSKIEAGHLEVEDHPFNLRECIEDCLDLVVIKAREKNVEMAYAVAPEVPEIIRGDITRIRQILLNLLSNAVKFTATGDVLVWVRCLDRAIAGGDGQATPGPGSAQESPLMLEFAVADSGIGIPPQGIQWLFKPFMQVDVSTSRKYGGTGLGLVISQRLSVLMGGTLWVVSRDGEGSVSQGGTPPRDDLAPQRDYQGSTFYFTLRTQGVASPEPSLPSPLAGQCALVLESQQRHYQLLEQQLASWGMTTEWARSQEEMVQQITSTLNTITVALINADTFPELPSVLQNLRAYMGTRAFPIIFLASLDRSQRVVRIGFSSLLTKPIRHDQMHDMLIKVLVPAVAADAALSPAVSEPHHQSFSQKFPLRILMAEDNPVNQTVGLHLLKRLGYRADTANNGQEVLDSLQRQWYDVILMDVHMPEVDGLMATRQIYQRWKQPPRIVAMTASDYGKDRRDCEDAGMVDYLCKPFRVDDLKRVLRRCAAQKTVSIEDQTPASRS, from the coding sequence ATGGGTGGGCTGCAATCCCATTGGCACCAACTATTTAAATCCCTACGCCCCCTATGGCCAGGAACCGTCACTGCTGTATTTATGCTGGCACTGTTGCGGTTAGGGGTTTGGGAGTCCCTGGAGAATCTGACCTATCATTTTTTATTTAAGATGCGGGGGGAACAGGCGTGGGACGATCGCATTGTTTTAATTACCCTGGATGAAGCCAGCGCAGACCATTATGGACCCTTTCCCTGGAGTCGAGACCTTTACACCCAACTGATCCAAACCCTGGATGTGGTGCAGCCTTCGGCCATCGGTTTTGATCTGATTTGGAGCGAACCCACTGCTGAGGATGATGCCCTGGGGGAAGCCCTGATGCTCAATGGCAGTGTGGCCTTAGCCTGGGCTGCGGATAGCAAAGGCGAACCCATTGCCTCCGTGCCGATTCTGGACTCCACTACCTTCCCCGGTCATGTGGACAAAAATGTTGATCTGGATGGGGTCACCCGCTACGTCTATCCCTACTTGGGAAATGTGCCCACCCTGGGCCTATCCTTAGAGTCCATCCATCGGCAAAGTCTGGGGACAATGGTTAGCCCAGATGTTAGCCTAGTGGCTCCAGGATCCCTTGCCGATTCCCCGCTGTTTTCCCCGGCTACGGCCCCCGATCGCTTCTGGGTCAATTGGCCCGGATCCGCCCGTCATCTTGCCCAGTATTCCCTGTGGAATGTGCTGGAAGGACAGGTTCCCCTGGAGGTTTTCCGCAACAAAATTGTTTTGGTGGGGGCCACCCTCACCGGCCAGGATCCCTTATCCACCGCCTTTGATGTCAACCCCCCCACCTTTGGGGTTTATCTCCATGCCGCTGTTGTCCATAACCTGCTGCGCAATAACTTTCTCCACCGGCCCCTAGACTCTTGGATTGGCCTGTTAATTGTCTTGGGGGGTCCAGGTCTCAGTTTCTGGCTCCACACCTGTAGCCTTCGTCGGCAGCGCTGGTTAGCGGGATCCCTCTGCCTGGGGTGGGCGGGTCTAGGGGTTCTGCTGTTCTATGGCAATGTTTGGATTCCCATTATTAATCCCATTTTTCTGATGGGCTTAACCAGTGGTTTAGTCCTGTTTAAGACCCAGGTCCAAGCCACTGCAACCCTCAAGGCCCGCAGTGAATTTTTGGCCATGATGAGCCATGAGTTACGCACTCCCATTAATGGGGTCATTGGCATGACGGGGATGTTGTTGGAAACGCCTTTAACGGCGGATCAAAGCCACTATGCCAATGTAATTCGCAGTAGTGGTGAAACAATCCTAGCCCTGGTCAATGACATTTTAGATTTCTCCAAAATTGAAGCGGGCCATTTGGAGGTGGAGGACCATCCCTTTAATCTACGGGAATGTATTGAAGATTGTCTTGATTTAGTGGTGATCAAAGCACGGGAAAAGAATGTGGAGATGGCCTATGCCGTTGCCCCAGAGGTGCCTGAGATTATTCGAGGTGATATTACCCGTATTCGCCAAATCTTGCTCAATCTTTTAAGTAATGCCGTTAAGTTTACGGCCACGGGGGATGTCTTAGTGTGGGTGCGTTGTCTCGATCGGGCGATCGCCGGGGGAGACGGACAAGCCACCCCTGGCCCTGGATCCGCCCAGGAATCTCCGTTAATGCTGGAATTTGCTGTGGCCGACAGTGGCATTGGCATTCCGCCCCAGGGGATACAGTGGTTGTTTAAGCCCTTTATGCAGGTGGATGTCTCCACCAGTCGCAAATATGGCGGTACGGGGTTGGGGTTGGTCATTAGTCAGCGGCTGAGTGTGCTAATGGGGGGGACGTTGTGGGTCGTGAGCCGGGATGGGGAGGGGAGCGTGAGCCAAGGGGGCACTCCCCCCCGCGATGACCTTGCGCCCCAGCGGGATTACCAAGGATCGACGTTTTATTTCACCCTCCGTACCCAGGGGGTGGCATCCCCAGAACCGTCCTTACCGTCTCCCCTGGCGGGACAATGTGCCCTGGTGTTGGAATCCCAGCAGCGCCATTATCAGCTTTTGGAGCAACAGTTGGCGAGCTGGGGCATGACGACGGAGTGGGCACGATCGCAGGAAGAGATGGTGCAACAGATCACCAGCACCCTCAACACCATTACGGTAGCTTTGATTAATGCGGATACCTTCCCAGAATTGCCCTCGGTTCTCCAAAATCTGCGGGCATATATGGGCACTCGAGCGTTTCCCATTATCTTTTTAGCGAGCCTCGATCGTAGTCAACGGGTTGTCCGCATTGGTTTTTCCAGCTTGTTAACGAAGCCGATTCGCCATGACCAAATGCATGACATGCTGATCAAGGTTTTGGTCCCTGCTGTTGCTGCCGATGCCGCCCTCTCCCCAGCGGTCAGTGAACCCCATCACCAGAGTTTTTCCCAGAAATTTCCCCTCCGCATTCTGATGGCGGAGGATAACCCGGTTAACCAAACCGTGGGCTTGCATTTATTAAAGCGCTTGGGCTATCGGGCTGATACTGCCAATAATGGCCAAGAGGTGTTAGATAGTCTCCAGCGCCAATGGTATGACGTGATTTTGATGGATGTCCATATGCCGGAGGTGGATGGCTTAATGGCCACTCGCCAGATTTACCAACGCTGGAAACAACCGCCCCGCATTGTTGCCATGACTGCTAGCGACTATGGCAAGGATCGCCGTGATTGTGAAGACGCGGGCATGGTGGATTATTTGTGTAAACCCTTTCGGGTTGATGACTTAAAACGGGTTTTACGGCGCTGTGCGGCCCAGAAAACGGTCTCGATCGAAGATCAAACCCCCGCATCACGATCGTAA
- a CDS encoding AAA-like domain-containing protein — MPKWFNTAGPCQADIHYMLSPTARLPELCRLIDQRNYFVIHAPRQVGKTTAMIALAQELTESEQYTAVMVSVEVGAAFPEQPDKAEVAILRSWQDAIDIWLPEELHPTFDREEGQNISTFLKQWAKISPRPLVIFIDEIDSLQNQTLISVLRQLRDGYPRRPQGFPYSLGLIGMRDVRDYKVKSGGSDKLNTSSPFNIKVASLTLENFTFEDVQSLYQQHTESTGQIFTPEAVRHAFYLTDGQPWLVNALARQATEFLVEDVTQPITIGVIEQAKEILIQRQDTHLDSLAERLRENRVKQIIEPILAGQDLPDVPDDDRRFLLDLGLVKRSPLGGLIIANPIYKEVLPRVLSQGSQDSLPQIQPSWLNADHSLNPHQLLEAFLEFWRQHGEPLFKSAPYHEIAPHLVLMAFLHRVVNGGGSLEREYAIGSGRMDVCLRYGGVTLGMELKVWREGKPDPVGKGLEQIDKYLAGLGLETGWLVIFDRRPGLPPLEDRTTTESAVSPGGRSIVVIRG, encoded by the coding sequence ATGCCCAAATGGTTCAACACCGCCGGTCCTTGCCAAGCTGACATTCACTACATGCTGTCGCCCACAGCCCGCCTCCCGGAACTGTGTCGCCTCATTGACCAACGCAACTACTTCGTGATCCATGCCCCCCGCCAAGTGGGCAAAACCACGGCTATGATTGCCCTCGCCCAGGAACTGACCGAAAGCGAGCAATACACCGCTGTCATGGTCTCTGTAGAGGTGGGAGCCGCCTTCCCCGAGCAACCTGACAAGGCTGAAGTCGCCATTCTTAGATCCTGGCAAGATGCCATTGATATTTGGCTCCCTGAAGAATTACATCCCACCTTCGATCGAGAAGAAGGTCAGAATATTAGTACGTTCCTCAAGCAATGGGCGAAAATTTCACCTCGTCCTCTTGTTATCTTCATTGATGAAATCGACTCCCTCCAAAACCAAACTCTGATCTCGGTTCTACGACAACTACGCGACGGCTATCCCCGCCGTCCCCAGGGCTTTCCCTACTCCCTCGGCTTAATTGGGATGCGGGATGTGCGGGACTATAAAGTTAAATCCGGCGGCAGTGACAAACTGAATACGTCCAGTCCCTTTAATATCAAAGTAGCGTCCTTAACCCTAGAAAATTTCACGTTTGAGGATGTTCAGAGCCTTTATCAGCAGCATACTGAGTCCACAGGCCAGATTTTCACGCCAGAAGCAGTACGCCATGCCTTTTACCTCACCGATGGTCAGCCCTGGTTGGTGAATGCCTTGGCCCGTCAGGCCACCGAATTTTTAGTGGAAGACGTGACCCAACCGATTACGATCGGGGTCATTGAACAAGCCAAAGAAATCCTAATTCAGCGTCAGGACACACACCTGGATAGTCTTGCCGAACGACTGCGGGAAAACAGAGTCAAACAGATTATTGAACCTATTTTAGCGGGTCAAGATTTACCCGATGTTCCAGATGACGATCGTCGCTTTCTCTTGGATTTAGGCTTAGTCAAACGGAGTCCCTTGGGTGGCTTGATCATTGCCAATCCCATCTACAAAGAGGTCTTGCCTCGGGTACTATCCCAAGGCAGTCAGGACAGCTTGCCCCAAATCCAACCCAGTTGGCTCAATGCGGATCATAGCCTCAATCCCCATCAGCTTTTAGAGGCTTTTCTAGAGTTTTGGCGGCAACATGGGGAACCCCTGTTCAAAAGTGCGCCTTACCATGAAATTGCGCCCCATTTGGTGCTGATGGCATTTTTGCACCGGGTGGTGAACGGGGGCGGCAGTTTGGAGCGGGAGTATGCGATCGGATCCGGCAGAATGGATGTGTGTTTGCGGTACGGGGGGGTGACGCTGGGCATGGAACTTAAGGTGTGGCGGGAGGGGAAACCAGATCCAGTGGGGAAGGGATTGGAGCAAATCGATAAATATTTGGCAGGGTTGGGACTAGAAACCGGATGGTTGGTTATTTTCGATCGCCGTCCGGGTTTACCGCCCCTAGAGGATCGCACCACGACGGAAAGCGCCGTGAGTCCGGGGGGGAGATCGATCGTCGTCATTCGCGGCTAA
- a CDS encoding DMT family transporter, protein MNGIGEMAALGAAVLWAIASVIYARLGQALPPAVLNLLKGLMALGFLALTLGLRELWQPGSGLEEIAALGDREKLLLTVSGVIGISIGDTCYFNTLNRLGARRALLLETLSPPLTAGIAWIFLGEALGGLDWLGIGLILGGVAWVMVERVPDRSLATAVQIPTRSLLAGVLWAVGANLSQSAGAVMSRSALADTAVDPLWSTIVRLSAGVVALAIGLGLAAIGRWSRDRVRFPRPLFHRTVAGDVPIGDLPMPNPPIANGPSSPLPVPQLPVPQLPIAPNPQNRPPFNPSGQIIATIAVVSFFSTYLALWLQQTAFKYAETGIAQTLSSTSPLFVLPVAIAVGERVTVRALVGAAVAIAGVVVLLQSSP, encoded by the coding sequence ATGAACGGGATTGGGGAAATGGCCGCATTGGGGGCAGCGGTGCTGTGGGCGATCGCCTCCGTGATCTATGCCCGTTTGGGGCAAGCCCTCCCCCCAGCGGTGTTGAACTTGCTCAAGGGCTTAATGGCCCTGGGGTTTTTGGCCCTGACCCTTGGACTGCGGGAACTTTGGCAACCGGGGAGCGGGTTAGAGGAGATCGCGGCCCTGGGCGATCGGGAAAAACTGCTGCTCACGGTCAGCGGTGTCATTGGCATTAGCATCGGCGACACCTGCTACTTCAATACCCTCAACCGCCTCGGTGCCCGTCGCGCTCTCCTGCTGGAAACCCTCTCTCCCCCCTTAACCGCCGGTATTGCCTGGATTTTCCTGGGGGAAGCGCTGGGAGGGCTGGATTGGCTGGGAATTGGGCTGATTTTGGGCGGGGTGGCCTGGGTAATGGTGGAACGGGTGCCCGATCGATCCCTGGCAACGGCGGTGCAAATTCCGACCCGATCGCTGCTGGCGGGGGTGCTGTGGGCGGTGGGGGCGAATCTGAGCCAATCGGCGGGGGCGGTGATGTCCCGATCGGCCCTGGCGGACACGGCGGTGGATCCCCTTTGGAGTACGATTGTGCGGCTGAGTGCGGGGGTGGTTGCCTTGGCGATCGGCCTGGGCTTGGCGGCGATCGGGCGGTGGTCCCGCGATCGGGTCCGGTTCCCCCGTCCCCTTTTCCATCGAACGGTTGCGGGTGATGTCCCGATCGGCGATCTGCCGATGCCTAACCCTCCGATCGCCAACGGCCCTAGCTCCCCTCTTCCAGTTCCCCAGCTTCCGGTTCCCCAGCTTCCGATCGCGCCCAATCCTCAAAACCGCCCCCCTTTCAATCCTTCCGGTCAGATTATCGCCACGATCGCCGTTGTCTCCTTTTTTAGCACCTATCTCGCCCTCTGGCTCCAGCAAACCGCCTTTAAGTATGCCGAAACGGGGATCGCCCAAACCCTCAGTAGCACCAGTCCCCTGTTTGTCTTGCCCGTGGCGATCGCCGTGGGGGAGCGGGTCACGGTGCGGGCGCTGGTGGGGGCGGCGGTGGCGATCGCCGGAGTTGTGGTGCTGTTGCAATCAAGTCCTTAA
- a CDS encoding formylglycine-generating enzyme family protein: MNPKPATQPIKILQRTYHLPVLTGDSLKQLQASIQNRQQAIRTGEEIVVVQVQQQEQVPGGLLGLGRKTVTRTIRQRQRKPLDMQQRFQYLEAQIRDYDVLLRLLKQHRVAYQRFFLDLSKEVQQLIETKCQQMAALEAKRQQIETQAQAKGNQGLLAMTLSQKRQVIDSLLMLDKAAVLMLKKVSLISEGIAKLTQDSELSKQVLENMMAELRDYREAIVLQRELDALQQEITQFTQVALDLEHYLQQYLGPFQALIEDAAQVDGQLAQTVEEIRNLAEDLMGAQGGWFDVAGAEQLTESLLTLEVARIQKQERLGDALEMAGRERLTGQFRAANLSDRAVAAVEIGEQIAAIQGHVQRQLVGLQGTMTVEIEAEIEADPDLGAGFYGLSATSEPITFELPKQGGTLELVPVPAGELVMVKGSHRVQVPEFSMGKFPVTQRQYQAIIGQNPSKFGDNPEHPVETVTWHQAMAFCRKLTKLLQLTDQVITLPSETMWEWAAREAENSSLTYAVSNDLDQVGWYKENSSRTTHPVGQKDANKLGIHDMSGNVWEWCQDNWASSTNELSQDGKPLLKGGDNTLRAVRGGSWFDYAVICSSGNRDFYDPGCSYGNQGFRVVLLPVGFVP; encoded by the coding sequence ATGAACCCCAAGCCCGCAACCCAACCGATCAAGATTCTCCAGCGCACCTATCATTTGCCAGTGCTGACGGGGGATAGCCTGAAGCAACTGCAAGCCAGCATCCAAAACCGCCAGCAAGCGATCCGCACGGGCGAGGAAATTGTGGTCGTGCAGGTGCAGCAACAGGAGCAAGTCCCAGGCGGTCTGCTGGGACTGGGGCGCAAGACGGTGACTCGGACCATACGCCAACGCCAGCGCAAGCCCTTGGATATGCAGCAGCGGTTTCAGTATTTGGAGGCCCAGATTCGGGATTATGATGTCTTGTTGCGGCTGCTGAAACAGCATCGGGTTGCCTATCAGCGCTTTTTTCTGGATCTGTCCAAGGAAGTGCAGCAGTTAATTGAGACAAAATGCCAGCAAATGGCAGCTTTGGAGGCAAAGCGGCAGCAAATTGAGACCCAAGCCCAGGCCAAGGGCAATCAGGGGTTGCTGGCAATGACCCTGAGCCAAAAGCGCCAGGTGATTGATAGCTTGCTGATGTTGGATAAGGCGGCGGTGCTGATGCTGAAGAAGGTTAGCCTGATTAGTGAGGGCATTGCTAAGCTGACCCAGGACAGTGAGCTATCGAAGCAGGTGCTGGAAAATATGATGGCAGAACTGCGGGACTATCGGGAAGCCATAGTCCTTCAGCGAGAGCTAGACGCGCTCCAGCAGGAAATTACCCAGTTTACCCAGGTGGCTCTGGATTTGGAGCATTATTTACAGCAGTATTTGGGTCCGTTCCAGGCATTGATTGAGGATGCGGCCCAGGTGGATGGACAGTTGGCCCAGACGGTGGAGGAGATTCGCAACTTGGCGGAGGATTTGATGGGGGCACAGGGGGGCTGGTTTGATGTGGCGGGGGCGGAGCAACTGACGGAGAGCTTGCTGACGCTGGAGGTGGCGCGAATCCAGAAGCAGGAGCGGCTGGGGGATGCCCTGGAGATGGCGGGACGGGAGCGGCTGACGGGGCAGTTCCGGGCGGCGAATCTGTCGGATCGGGCGGTGGCGGCGGTGGAGATTGGGGAGCAGATCGCGGCGATCCAGGGCCATGTGCAGCGGCAGTTGGTGGGGTTGCAGGGGACGATGACGGTGGAGATTGAGGCGGAAATCGAGGCGGATCCGGATTTAGGGGCCGGGTTTTATGGCCTGTCTGCTACAAGTGAGCCGATTACCTTTGAATTGCCAAAACAGGGTGGCACCCTGGAGTTAGTGCCGGTTCCGGCGGGGGAGTTGGTGATGGTGAAGGGAAGCCATCGGGTCCAGGTGCCGGAGTTCTCTATGGGGAAATTCCCGGTGACCCAGCGCCAGTATCAGGCAATAATAGGCCAAAATCCATCGAAGTTTGGTGATAATCCAGAGCATCCGGTCGAAACAGTGACCTGGCACCAAGCCATGGCGTTTTGCCGGAAGTTGACCAAATTACTCCAGCTTACGGACCAGGTGATAACGCTACCCAGCGAGACGATGTGGGAGTGGGCGGCACGGGAGGCGGAGAACAGCAGCTTGACCTATGCGGTCAGTAATGATCTGGATCAGGTGGGCTGGTATAAGGAGAACTCCAGTCGAACAACGCATCCGGTGGGGCAGAAAGATGCGAATAAGTTAGGGATTCATGACATGAGCGGCAATGTCTGGGAGTGGTGTCAGGATAATTGGGCTAGTAGTACAAATGAACTATCTCAGGATGGCAAACCTCTGTTAAAGGGGGGTGATAACACCCTGCGCGCCGTTCGTGGGGGTTCCTGGTTCGACTACGCAGTCATTTGCAGTTCTGGGAATCGCGACTTCTACGATCCGGGCTGCAGCTACGGCAACCAAGGTTTTCGTGTTGTTTTGCTGCCGGTTGGTTTTGTGCCCTGA